From Salvelinus sp. IW2-2015 unplaced genomic scaffold, ASM291031v2 Un_scaffold1383, whole genome shotgun sequence, the proteins below share one genomic window:
- the tmem100a gene encoding transmembrane protein 100, translating to MLDPAMPEEPSKDTMTVPAAPERAVVEKANINDHTPTVTIVAIPLVTEIQLNAATGGAELSCYRCTVPFGVVILIAGIVVTSVAYSFNSHGSTISYFGLVLLSAGLVLLALSAVCWKXRLERKKERRRESQTALVANQRSIFA from the coding sequence ATGCTGGATCCTGCGATGCCAGAGGAACCCAGTAAAGACACCATGACAGTGCCAGCAGCCCCAGAAAGAGCTGTCGTGGAGAAGGCCAACATCAATGACCACACTCCGACTGTGACTATAGTAGCTATCCCTTTGGTCACTGAAATCCAACTGAACGCGGCCACAGGTGGTGCAGAACTCTCCTGCTATCGCTGCACAGTGCCGTTTGGYGTGGTCATTCTCATTGCCGGTATCGTGGTCACTTCTGTGGCCTACAGCTTCAACTCACATGGGTCCACCATCTCCTACTTTGGGCTGGTGCTACTATCTGCTGGACTGGTGCTATTGGCGCTAAGTGCGGTATGCTGGAAGAYGAGActtgagagaaagaaggagaggcgGAGGGAAAGCCAAACTGCATTGGTCGCAAACCAGAGGAGCATCTTTGCATGA